A window of Homalodisca vitripennis isolate AUS2020 unplaced genomic scaffold, UT_GWSS_2.1 ScUCBcl_124;HRSCAF=1272, whole genome shotgun sequence contains these coding sequences:
- the LOC124370412 gene encoding uncharacterized protein LOC124370412 yields the protein MESRGKFILSKLKNLNTFTEDNLKPETNDCPSNQSVEVPRRNSTPSPTLTELKVLNPDCTSILVLPDNDSTQWNFNMHESENIQVERETSKDVHLLNFISTPVEPESNEWELETITQVTNMEQESGASTTLEDLDDALSSVSDLFENDIDDPTYTPPSGSESDSTLSNDLEQVQSQSVSTNTTANNNNIIPLVPYTDSDDTESELPIVTQPKNKGRKRIRNEKKWKKNIRKQGRISGKEHVNSKGDIVKERTLRPPCKTTCRLKCSQRISHAQRVHIHSDYYNSERNLSSKRQYIVSCITTKPIARSRQRDGSRNSRKNSHTYFLKWDNNFEKVCKQFFLNTLVISETFVKFALLKTQSTGMVEPDHRGKHVPGNKIPETAKDIIRNHISKYPAYESHYSRERTNKKYLGNDLNISIMYTMYENECKEKNIKPEKKWLFSEIFNREYNLSFHLPDNDTCDFCDRIDCQLKNANGEQKENLQAEKQKHLDEAARRYHLKKEDKLLGQGNEKFKVVMADLQKCLPTPALTNCQSFYLRKLWTLNYTIDDSSGKKTWCMIWNETTAGRGGSEMASCLFTWANEELNKSSIDTLTVWTDNCSGQNRNINMIFMYIWILKTLPNINEINHKFLLAGHTHMEVDGKHGLIERAKKHLKTNTIFTTND from the exons atggaaagtaggggaaagtttatactttccaaattgaaaaaccttaatACGTTCACTGAAGATAATCTGAAACCTGAAACTAATGATTGTCCTAGCAATCAATCAGTAGAAGTTCCACGAAGAAATTCCACTCCTTCACCGACTTTAACCgaattaaaa gtaTTGAATCCAGATTGCACATCCATCCTCGTTTTACCTGACAATGACTCAACCCAATGGAATTTTAACATGCATGAAAGTGAAAATATCCAAGTTGAAAGAGAAACTAGTAAAGACGTACATcttcttaatttcatttcaactccAGTAGAACCAG agtcaaatgAATGGGAGCTAGAGACGATAACACAAGTGACAAACATGGAACAAGAATCTGGAGCATCGACAACACTGGAAGATTTAGATGATGCGCTATCTTCTGTGAGCGACCTATTTGAGAATGACATCGATGATCCAACATACACTCCACCTTCAGGTTCAGAGAGTGATTCAACTTTAAGTAACGATTTAGAACAAGTACAAAGTCAATCTGTAAGTACAAAtactacagcaaataataataatataatacctctGGTACCATACACCGATTCAGATGACACGGAGAGCGAGTTACCGATAGTTACTCAAcctaaaaataaaggaagaaaaagaataaggaatgaaaaaaagtggaaaaaaaacattagaaagcaGGGACGAATTTCTGGAAAAGAGCATGTAAACTCTAAAGGagatattgtaaaagaaagaacTTTAAGACCTCCTTGTAAAACTACTTGTCGCTTGAAATGCTCTCAGCGCATAAGTCATGCACAAAGAGTACACATTCATTCTGACTATTATAATAGTGAAAGAAACTTAAGTTCTAAACGCCAGTATATAGTTTCTTGTATTACAACCAAGCCAATAGCCAGGTCACGACAAAGAGATGGTTCTAGAAATAGTAGAAAAAACAGccatacttattttctcaaatgggataacaattttgaaaaagtttgcaaacaatttttcttgaacacactagtaatatcagaaacatttgttaagtTTGCTCTCTTAAAAACCCAAAGTACTGGTATGGTTGAACCAGACCATCGTGGCAAACATGTACCAGGAAACAAAATACCAGAGACAGCAAAGGATATCATAAGAAACCACATATCAAAATATCCAGCATATGAAAGTCACTATAGTAGGGaaaggacaaacaaaaaatacttgggtaatgatttaaacatttccataatgtataccatgtatgaaaatgaatgtaaagaaaaaaatatcaaacccgaaaagaaatggttattttcagaaattttcaatagagaatacaatttgtcatttcatttgccagacaatgacacatgtgatttttgtgacagaattgattgccaattaaagaatgcaaacggtgagcaaaaagaaaaccttcaagcagAAAAGCAGAAGCATCTAGATGAAGCAGCACGTAGATAccatttgaaaaaagaagataagCTTTTGGGAcaaggaaatgaaaaatttaaagttgttatggCAGACCTACAGAAGTGTCTTCCTACTCCAGCTCTCACAAACTGTCAAAGCTTCTACTTGAGAAAGCTCTGGACTCTAAACTACACCATTGACGACAGTAGTGGAAAGAAAACGTGGTGCATGATTTGGAATGAGACCACTGCAGGTAGAGGTGGAAGTGAGATGGCTTCTTGTTTGTTTACCTGGGCaaatgaagagctcaataaaagcaGCATTGACACTCTGACTGTTTGGACCGATAACTGCAGCggtcaaaatagaaatattaatatgatttttatgtacatttggattttgaaaactctacccaacattaatgaaataaaccacaaatttttattagctgGGCATACACATATGGAGGTAGATGGTAAACATGGATTAATAGAAAGAGCAAAAAAGCatcttaaaactaacacaatatttactaCTAATGATTAG
- the LOC124370416 gene encoding uncharacterized protein LOC124370416, whose product MELQQSFDTELFIDEVEKRRAIWDFESEDYKNRVLKRSAWVELVDLFFEKDATVEQKKIYGKWFLVNPGEVDIILQLQDSASLQKRWKNLRDSFARELRKKKTTKSGSAAVKSTPYIYFQRLMFLENTMRNKETQSSIEEDETTVLQDVDERSDNEDLTMPQRPLSSGIKRPKMNPVDKHFSDIFGESQTLPESDDEDKLFCLSLYKELKRVPQHVRIRTKIQLLEVIQRAQDIHTQPQAYAPTPHNPPYNRNPYSQGPSTTGYALQRTAHNFMNPHVPVSHNFNEPHPTQATSPTDSVMSQESLMELYE is encoded by the exons ATGGAGTTACAGCAAAGTTTTGATACCGAGCTTTTCATTGATGAAGTTGAAAAACGGCGTGCCATTTGGGACTTTGAGAGTGAAGATTACAAAAATCGGGTGTTGAAAAGGTCGGCCTGGGTAGAGTTAGTGGACTTGTTTTTTGAGAAGGATGCTACAGTGGAACAGAAGAAGATTTACGGTAAGTGGTTTTTAGTTAACCCTGGAGAGGTGGATATAAT TCTACAGCTCCAAGACA gtgctTCACTTCAAAAAAGATGGAAGAATTTGAGAGACAGTTTTGCAAGGGAGCTGAGAAAGAAAAAGACTACTAAGTCAGGGTCAGCAGCAGTAAAAAGCACAccttacatatattttcaaagattGATGTTTTTGGAAAACACCATGCGAAATAAGGAAACTCAAAGTAGCATCGAGGAAGATGAAACCACCGTCTTGCAAGATGTAGATGAACGATCAGACAATGAAGATTTGACCATGCCTCAACGACCTCTTAGCAGTGGAATTAAAAGACCTAAAATGAACCCTGTGGACAAGCACTTCTCTGATAtctttggag AAAGTCAGACGTTGCCAGAAAGTGATGATGAAGATAAGCTTTTTTGCTTGTCCTTGTATAAAGAACTAAAAAGAGTACCACAGCATGTAAGGATAAGGACTAAGATACAACTACTAGAAGTAATTCAACGTGCACAAGACATTCACACACAACCACAAGCATACGCTCCTACTCCACATAACCCACCCTACAACCGCAATCCGTACAGCCAAGGTCCATCAACGACAGGATATGCCCTACAACGTACAGCACACAACTTTATGAACCCTCATGTACCAGTCTCCCATAACTTCAACGAACCACATCCCACACAAGCTACATCACCTACAGACAGTGTCATGTCACAGGAAAGTTTAATGGAACTGTACGAGTAA
- the LOC124370413 gene encoding 52 kDa repressor of the inhibitor of the protein kinase-like, giving the protein MRKEFFNGLVGFLLLLEAGIERNPGPAGDDESRDESKAKRLKSANSTTRRIDSFFRPASTSVTGPCTESVPAPGSSSFSSPMMSPSPSPSPTPSPSPMQSPSPAPSSTISDPEPTQPIGQPPGTSSASSYWVANDIGDCIGKGETISDHKKYQLLENPWRPPPDYDLPFSSTSMKNKDGTLRKRYLNQGHLDKYRSWLVLSHRDRGLYCKYCALFSVSGKAGHNKAMRLGKLVSEPLTNFKKLVGKDGHLDCHESLKYHKEAVEAGKEFMLIYHKPELQVASRINQQRVDEIKSNRERLEPIIRACMFLGRQGLAFRGHRDDGELYPEKDELFRKNVNSAVCNQGNFREVLRLMTQSGDERLKRHLMTSSARATYVGKNTQNGLINCIGDEILESILQKVRSAEYFAIMFDETTDISHKSQLSLVIRYVTSAGQVHESFVGFIDTFDDILETEKKQNEAEQDDEQEEERREPATETKLTGEAIGLIVIRMLQKLRLNLDKCIGIATDNCSVMVSELKGAVQEIQKYARNALRTPCFSHKLNLSLSKSNQVISIRNAIGTMKSCVTFFDDSPKRNTVLKTKLGHQLSGLCETRWIERHDGVLQYTVDLPKVIECLDEISEWADTSSSSMAVQLRAALTDPFFLVAVFCLSDVLATTLPVSKLLQKSSLTLDVATSEISNLVSVLSSRRENNVEHFKGIWKKIEDMTKILDVVIRIPRRCIRQGFRDNYSTDSPQEYFRLAVFNPLLDFIVMDLKDRFPPEVIQVFNLPWLLPENMLSSAADLDLKQKATQFVDSFFSLLPCSSPEMAKLQLSAELELWYSKWSRGDPNNLPKSKSSADVLQSCDKEAYQLINHLLVILTTLPVSNATPERSFSGLRRLKTWLRSTMCQDRLTGLALMLTHRDVNVDIEKVIDRFAKTRGGKHRLEFALY; this is encoded by the exons ATGCGGAAGGAGTTTTTTAATGGGCTCGTGGGCTTCTTGCTGCTGTTGGAGGCAGGCATCGAACGGAATCCAGGTCCTGCAGGCGACGATGAGAGCAGGGATGAATCAAAG gcGAAGCGTTTAAAGTCTGCCAACTCAACGACGCGCCGAATCGACTCCTTCTTCAGACCAGCTTCAACCTCAGTGACAGGGCCATGTACGGAGTCGGTGCCGGCCCCGGGCAGCTCTTCATTTTCGTCTCCGATGATGTCACCGTCGCCTTCCCCGTCACCAACTCCATCACCATCGCCAATGCAGTCGCCCTCACCAGCCCCCTCATCAACTATCAGCGACCCGGAGCCAACTCAACCCATCGGTCAACCTCCTGGTACCTCCAGTGCTTCTTCTTATTGGGTTGCGAATGATATTGGTGATTGTATAGGCAAAGGGGAAACTATTTCTGATCACAAAAAGTACCAATTATTAGAAAATCCTTGGCGGCCACCCCCTGATTATGATTTACCATTCAGTTCCACctctatgaaaaataaagatgggaCTTTAAGGAAAAGATATTTGAACCAAGGGCACTTAGATAAATATCGTTCCTGGCTTGTTCTTTCTCATCGTGATAGAGGTCTGTACTGCAAGTACTGCGCCTTGTTTTCAGTGAGCGGTAAAGCAGGTCATAATAAGGCTATGAGGTTGGGCAAACTTGTGAGTGAACCACTTACTAATTTCAAGAAACTGGTGGGTAAGGATGGTCACTTAGATTGCCATGAAAGCTTGAAATACCACAAAGAAGCTGTTGAGGCTGGCAAAGAATTCATGCTAATTTACCATAAGCCGGAACTTCAAGTTGCAAGCCGAATAAATCAGCAACGCGTCGATGAAATCAAAAGCAATAGAGAGCGGCTGGAACCAATCATCAGGGCTTGCATGTTTCTTGGGCGGCAGGGTTTAGCTTTTCGAGGTCATAGAGATGACGGTGAACTGTACCCTGAAAAAGATGAACTATTTCGAAAAAATGTCAACAGTGCTGTATGCAATCAGGGAAACTTTAGAGAAGTACTTAGGTTAATGACGCAATCAGGTGATGAGAGACTCAAGCGACATCTGATGACTTCATCTGCCCGGGCAACGTACGTGGGGAAGAATACTCAAAATGGCCTTATTAATTGCATTGGTGATGAAATTCttgaaagtattttacaaaaagtacgTAGCGCAgagtattttgcaataatgtTCGATGAAACAACGGACATATCACACAAATCTCAATTGAGTCTAGTCATCAGATACGTTACAAGTGCAGGGCAGGTCCACGAAAGCTTCGTAGGATTCATTGACACATTTGACGACATTTTAGAAACAGAGAAAAAACAGAATGAAGCAGAACAGGATGATGAACAGGAAGAAGAACGAAGAGAACCTGCAACTGAAACAAAGTTAACAGGGGAAGCAATAGGGCTTATCGTTATACGCATGCTGCAGAAGCTACGACTGAACCTTGACAAATGCATTGGAATTGCAACAGATAACTGCTCTGTAATGGTTTCAGAGTTGAAGGGTGCGGTGCAAGAGATACAGAAGTATGCGAGAAACGCCCTTCGCACTCCCTGCTTCAGTCACAAATTAAACTTGTCCCTTTCGAAGTCAAATCAAGTTATCAGCATTAGAAATGCCATCGGAACGATGAAGAGCTGTGTGACTTTTTTTGATGACTCTCCTAAGAGAAATACGGTTTTGAAAACTAAGCTGGGTCATCAACTGTCAGGTCTTTGCGAGACAAGGTGGATTGAGCGCCATGATGGTGTTCTACAGTACACAGTGGATTTGCCTAAAGTTATCGAGTGTCTGGATGAAATCAGCGAATGGGCCGATACGTCTTCATCTAGTATGGCTGTCCAGCTCCGCGCAGCGTTGACAGACCCCTTTTTCCTTGTGGCTGTTTTCTGTCTTAGTGATGTTCTCGCGACCACCTTGCCTGTCAGTAAACTGTTACAGAAGTCCTCACTCACTTTGGACGTAGCGACGTCAGAAATATCTAACCTTGTGTCGGTTTTGTCTTCGCGCCGTGAGAATAATGTTGAGCACTTCAAAGGCATCTGGAAGAAAATCGAAGACATGACCAAAATTCTTGATGTCGTCATTCGAATTCCAAGAAGATGTATCCGTCAAGGATTCCGAGATAACTATTCAACGGACTCACCGCAAGAGTACTTCCGTCTAGCCGTCTTCAATCCTCTCCTTGACTTCATTGTGATGGACCTTAAAGACCGATTTCCACCCGAAGTAATACAAGTATTCAATTTACCTTGGCTTCTACCAGAGAATATGCTAAGTTCTGCGGCTGACTTGGACCTAAAACAAAAAGCCACACAGTTTGTAGactcatttttttcattgttGCCTTGCAGTAGTCCTGAAATGGCAAAACTGCAGCTCAGCGCCGAATTGGAATTATGGTACAGTAAGTGGTCGAGAGGGGATCCAAACAACTTACCAAAGTCAAAGTCATCTGCAGATGTTCTTCAATCTTGCGATAAGGAGGCATACCAGTTAATTAACCACCTCTTAGTTATTTTGACTACCCTCCCTGTGAGCAACGCAACCCCAGAAAGGTCATTTTCAGGATTGAGGCGTCTTAAGACGTGGCTAAGAAGCACAATGTGCCAAGACCGCTTAACTGGATTGGCCCTCATGCTTACGCACAGAGAtgttaatgtagatattgaaaaagtaatagataGATTTGCTAAGACGAGAGGTGGTAAGCATCGGCTAGAATTTGCTTTATATTAA